Proteins from a genomic interval of Desulfovibrio piger:
- a CDS encoding 5-formyltetrahydrofolate cyclo-ligase, giving the protein MSLFPDEQKKELRARMRGLRRGQDPDLARQRARAAQQALLDWDVWQQAARVALYVALPEEVHTGYLLADAWQRRVRVYLPRVRLERGLMDFVPCSRVGDMAAGPYKMLEPHAGLLGMAPPVLAHPDFCPDVLILPGVAFDRAGNRLGFGGGYYDRFLAAFGARGSGRRPLLVGLCYAFQVVDALPSQDWDRPVDCLCTEEGLVCL; this is encoded by the coding sequence ATGTCCCTTTTCCCCGATGAGCAGAAGAAGGAATTGCGCGCCCGCATGCGTGGGCTGCGGCGCGGTCAGGACCCCGACCTGGCACGGCAGCGGGCCCGTGCGGCCCAGCAGGCCCTGCTGGACTGGGACGTCTGGCAGCAGGCCGCCCGCGTGGCCCTGTACGTGGCCCTGCCGGAAGAAGTGCATACCGGCTACCTGCTGGCCGATGCCTGGCAGCGCCGTGTGCGGGTCTATCTGCCCCGGGTGCGCCTGGAGCGCGGGCTCATGGACTTCGTGCCCTGTTCCCGGGTGGGCGACATGGCCGCCGGGCCCTACAAGATGCTGGAGCCCCATGCCGGTCTGCTGGGCATGGCGCCCCCGGTGCTGGCCCATCCCGATTTTTGTCCCGACGTGCTCATCCTGCCCGGTGTGGCCTTTGACCGCGCGGGCAACCGCCTGGGCTTCGGCGGCGGCTACTATGACCGTTTCCTGGCGGCCTTCGGTGCCCGGGGCAGCGGTCGGCGGCCCCTGCTGGTGGGCCTGTGCTATGCTTTCCAGGTGGTGGACGCGCTGCCTTCCCAGGACTGGGACCGGCCCGTGGACTGCCTGTGTACTGAAGAAGGACTCGTATGCCTGTAA
- a CDS encoding metallophosphoesterase: MPSVNEQDHLWIAVGDIHDEPGLFARIPELAQADGIIVTGDLTITGGVKQAEMVMDVLRAHNPRIWAQIGNMDRPEVDEWLSGLGCNLHTQVHELTPDTAIFGIGASTFTPFGTPSEFPESTFAGWLENSWQKARKYPHTVLVSHNPPKDSACDVIPGNIHVGSTAVREFLEEAQPDVCLCGHIHEARAVDRVGRTIVVNPGALAQGGYVLLRSSGGKLSVELRVLENCD, from the coding sequence ATGCCAAGCGTCAACGAACAGGATCATCTCTGGATTGCCGTTGGGGACATTCACGACGAGCCCGGGCTGTTTGCCCGTATCCCCGAGCTGGCGCAGGCAGACGGCATCATCGTCACCGGCGACCTGACCATCACAGGCGGCGTCAAGCAGGCCGAAATGGTCATGGACGTTCTGCGGGCGCACAATCCCCGCATCTGGGCCCAGATCGGCAACATGGACCGGCCCGAAGTGGACGAATGGCTGAGCGGCCTGGGCTGCAACCTGCACACGCAGGTGCACGAGCTCACGCCCGATACGGCCATCTTCGGCATCGGGGCCTCTACGTTCACGCCTTTCGGGACGCCCAGCGAGTTTCCTGAATCCACCTTCGCCGGCTGGCTTGAGAACAGCTGGCAGAAGGCCCGCAAGTACCCCCACACCGTGCTGGTTTCGCACAATCCGCCCAAGGACAGCGCCTGTGACGTCATCCCGGGCAATATTCACGTGGGCTCTACTGCCGTGCGCGAATTCCTTGAAGAAGCCCAACCCGATGTCTGCCTGTGCGGACATATCCACGAAGCGCGCGCCGTGGACAGGGTGGGCCGCACCATCGTGGTGAATCCGGGCGCTCTGGCCCAGGGCGGCTATGTGCTGCTGCGCTCCAGCGGCGGCAAGCTGTCCGTGGAGCTGCGCGTCCTTGAAAATTGTGATTAG
- a CDS encoding polyphenol oxidase family protein, with translation MPVSFIPFVFPGVDNVRCAFQTRWQEAGDGPYAGGNISLATADDRQSVIGNRRELRAALGLRRMAELNQVHGDAMIFEPDAVEPDAVPRCDADGMATAQAGLGLVIKTADCQPILLAHKSGRFVAGIHAGWRGNRCDFPGSGVRRFCEHYGVEPRELLAVRGPSLGPARAEFINFESEWSDEFRPWFDAQSRTMDLWGLTRWQLEQAGLLPRNIYGIDLCTASCNRQFFSYRCVKASGRQASVIWRLD, from the coding sequence ATGCCTGTAAGTTTCATCCCCTTTGTGTTCCCCGGCGTGGACAATGTGCGCTGCGCCTTCCAGACCCGCTGGCAGGAGGCCGGAGACGGCCCGTACGCCGGTGGCAACATCTCTCTCGCCACGGCCGATGACCGGCAGAGCGTCATCGGCAACCGCCGCGAACTGCGGGCGGCCCTGGGCCTCCGGCGCATGGCCGAACTCAATCAGGTGCACGGCGATGCCATGATCTTCGAGCCCGATGCCGTGGAGCCCGACGCCGTGCCCCGCTGCGATGCCGATGGCATGGCCACAGCTCAGGCCGGGCTTGGGCTGGTCATCAAGACCGCCGATTGCCAGCCCATCCTGCTGGCCCACAAGAGCGGCCGTTTCGTGGCCGGTATCCATGCGGGCTGGCGCGGCAACCGTTGTGACTTCCCCGGTTCCGGGGTGCGCCGCTTCTGCGAGCACTACGGCGTGGAACCGCGCGAACTTCTGGCCGTGCGCGGCCCGAGCCTGGGCCCGGCCCGGGCGGAGTTCATCAACTTCGAAAGCGAGTGGAGCGACGAGTTCCGCCCCTGGTTCGACGCCCAAAGCCGCACCATGGATCTGTGGGGCCTGACCCGCTGGCAGCTGGAGCAGGCCGGGCTGCTGCCGCGCAACATCTACGGCATCGATTTGTGCACGGCCAGCTGCAACCGCCAGTTCTTCTCGTACCGCTGCGTGAAGGCTTCCGGCCGTCAGGCCAGCGTCATCTGGCGTCTGGACTAG